The Christiangramia flava JLT2011 region CGAACGCCTGAAATCACTTCCGAAGCAAACGAAAATTCCCGGATCAATGACTCCTCAAAAGTCACTTTTTCAGGCCACTTTGAAATGATCAGCGCTTCTTCCGAAGAACGCCCGGTAATATTCTGCCAGATTTCTTCAGAAACAAAAGGCACAAAAGGGTGTAAAATCTTCAGGTTATCTTCCAGGATTGCGATCACCTCGTTATAGGTTTTAACATCCATCGGCTCGCCGTAACCCGGTTTTACCATCTCCAGGAACCAGCTGCAGTAATCATCCCAAACCAGTTTGTAGGTCGTCATGAGCGCATCACTGATTCGGTATTTTGAAAAATGATCTTCAATTTCTCTCAAACTGAGCTGAAACTTTGCCCGGTACCAGGCAATGGCTTTCTGCGCAGTTTCCGGCTGTTCCGCCGCTTCGGATACTTCCCAGCCTTTCACCAGCCTGAAAGCGTTCCATATCTTATTCACAAACCCGCTCCCCTGCTTGCACAGGTCCTCATCGAACATCAGGTCGTTACCGGCCGGAGAACTCAGCAGCATTCCAACACGAACGCCATCTGCACCATATTGCCCGATCAACTCAATAGGATCTGGCGAATTACCCAAAGATTTGGACATTTTCCTGCGCTGCTTATCGCGAACGATCCCGGTGAGATACACATTTTTAAATGGTCTTTCGCCACGATATTCATAACCGGCCATGATCATTCTCGCTACCCAGAAGAAAAGAATCTCCGGCGCGGTTACCAGGTCATTGGTTGGATAATAGTACTGAATTTCCTTATTTTCAGGCTCAAGGATACCGTTGAAGACACTCATGGGCCATAACCAGGAAGAAAACCAGGTATCGAGCACATCTTTATCCTGAGTAAGATCTTCCGCAGTGATGGCGCTGTTTCCTGAAGCTTCCGCAGCTAATTTCACCGCTTCTTCCAGGTTTTCAGCTACCACGAAATCATTTTTTCCTTCACCGTAATAATAGGCGGGAATCTGGTGACCCCACCATAATTGGCGCGAAATATTCCAATCCCGCACGTTTTCCATCCAGTGACGATACGTATTTAGGAACTTTTCAGGAACCAGGTTCACGTCTTTTTCCAAAACGGCTTTTAAAGCCGGCTCGGCCATATCTTTCATTTTCAGGAACCACTGGTCACTGAGTTTCGGTTCTATAACCGCACCGGTTCGTTCACTGGTTCCCACCTTGTTGGTATAATCTTCCACTTTGGCAACATGACCAGAAAGTTCCAGTTCTTCCACGATCTCTGCCCGTACCACGAAGCGATCTTTGCCTTCATAATGCAACCCGGCAGCATTCAGCGTAGCGTCATCATTAAAAATATCGATCACCTCCAGGTTATGCTTTTCTCCCAGCATTTTATCATTCTCATCGTGTGCTGGTGTCACCTTTAGACAACCTGTCCCGAATTCCATATCCACATACTCATCTTCAATGATGGGAATGCTTCGGTTACAAATGGGCACGATCACTTTTTTACCTTTCAAATGCTCAAAACGCTCATCATTTGGGTTGATACAAACAGCGGTATCTCCCAAAATCGTTTCAGGGCGCGTTGTGGCAATAGTCACTTTTTCATCGGAACCTTCGATCTGATAATTCAGAAAATACAATTTTCCATTTCGCTCTTCATAATTCACTTCTTCATCAGAAAGCGTGGTTTTTGCCTGAGGATCCCAGTTCACCATTCGGTAACCGCGGTAGATCAGTCCTTTTTTATACAGATCTACAAAAACTCGAATTACAGAGGCCGACATATCATCGTCCATCGTGAATTTGGTACGTTCCCAGTCACAGGAAGCTCCGAGTTTCTTCAGCTGCTGAAGAATAATTCCGCCGTGTTTATGCGTCCAATCCCAGGCATGCTGTAGAAAATCCTCACGGCTCAAATCGGCCTTATTGATGCCTTCGTCTCGTAATTTGGCAACCACTTTAGCTTCCGTAGCGATCGAAGCATGATCGGTTCCCGGCACCCAGCAGGCATTATACCCCTGCAAACGCGCTTTTCGCACCAAAACATCCTGTATCGTATTGTTCAACATGTGCCCCATATGCAGCACACCGGTAACGTTTGGTGGCGGGATCACGATGGTATAAGGTTCTCGTTCATCTACTTCAGAATGAAAATAGTTATTTTTCATCCAGTAGTCATACCACTTATCCTCTACTTGTTTTGAACTATATTGGGAAGCAATTGCCATTTCTTGGTCTAGTTTTTGAAATATTGGCAAAAGTAAATATTAATGCAGGATTATGAAAGTTGCCGAAACGATTAAAATATCAAGATTTAGGTTTATCTTTACAGTTCTGCTTAAATTATCATCATTATGAAAAAGTTTATTGCAATCGCTATTTTCATGGTTGTGGGACTGGCAAGCGCGCAGGCCCAGAAAGCGGCTAAAATGGAATTCAAGTCGGAAACCTTTGATTATGGCGAAATACAAAAAGGAAGTGATGGGATTGGTTATTTTGAATTTACCAATACCGGTGATGCTCCTTTAGTGATCAAGGACGTAAAATCCAGCTGTGGCTGTACGGTTCCCAAAAAACCTGATGCGCCCATTTTACCAGGAGAAACAGGAAAGATCGAAATTAAATATGATACTTCGAGAGTAGGCCCTATCCGTAAAACGGTGACGGTGTATTCAAATACTGATGAACCAGTAAAAGCGCTGAAGGTAAAAGGAACAGTGCTCGCAGCGGCTACTGAAACTGCTACTAAAGACAGCACACGATAACTCTTTCGGAAAAATTACTTGAAAGCCTTCAGAAATGGAGGCTTTTTTATTTTCCTGAGATTCTGTCAAAATTTTGCTGATATTCCTGCCACACCTCATCAATTTATGCTTTAATTTTTGCAATTTTGCAACCTGTAAATGACAAGCTATGCCGAAGATTTCAAACAAAGGGTTGCAAATGCCCGAATCTC contains the following coding sequences:
- a CDS encoding DUF1573 domain-containing protein, which encodes MKKFIAIAIFMVVGLASAQAQKAAKMEFKSETFDYGEIQKGSDGIGYFEFTNTGDAPLVIKDVKSSCGCTVPKKPDAPILPGETGKIEIKYDTSRVGPIRKTVTVYSNTDEPVKALKVKGTVLAAATETATKDSTR
- a CDS encoding valine--tRNA ligase — encoded protein: MAIASQYSSKQVEDKWYDYWMKNNYFHSEVDEREPYTIVIPPPNVTGVLHMGHMLNNTIQDVLVRKARLQGYNACWVPGTDHASIATEAKVVAKLRDEGINKADLSREDFLQHAWDWTHKHGGIILQQLKKLGASCDWERTKFTMDDDMSASVIRVFVDLYKKGLIYRGYRMVNWDPQAKTTLSDEEVNYEERNGKLYFLNYQIEGSDEKVTIATTRPETILGDTAVCINPNDERFEHLKGKKVIVPICNRSIPIIEDEYVDMEFGTGCLKVTPAHDENDKMLGEKHNLEVIDIFNDDATLNAAGLHYEGKDRFVVRAEIVEELELSGHVAKVEDYTNKVGTSERTGAVIEPKLSDQWFLKMKDMAEPALKAVLEKDVNLVPEKFLNTYRHWMENVRDWNISRQLWWGHQIPAYYYGEGKNDFVVAENLEEAVKLAAEASGNSAITAEDLTQDKDVLDTWFSSWLWPMSVFNGILEPENKEIQYYYPTNDLVTAPEILFFWVARMIMAGYEYRGERPFKNVYLTGIVRDKQRRKMSKSLGNSPDPIELIGQYGADGVRVGMLLSSPAGNDLMFDEDLCKQGSGFVNKIWNAFRLVKGWEVSEAAEQPETAQKAIAWYRAKFQLSLREIEDHFSKYRISDALMTTYKLVWDDYCSWFLEMVKPGYGEPMDVKTYNEVIAILEDNLKILHPFVPFVSEEIWQNITGRSSEEALIISKWPEKVTFEESLIREFSFASEVISGVRKIRKDKNISFKNEIALSVMNNENVSEAFDSVIAKMGNISELNYVDNSVEGALTFRVKSNEYYIPADGAIDMEAEKQKLEEELKYTEGFLESVEKKLSNERFVNNAPEKVVAIEKAKKADAEAKIEALKASLKNLG